A region of Cataglyphis hispanica isolate Lineage 1 chromosome 8, ULB_Chis1_1.0, whole genome shotgun sequence DNA encodes the following proteins:
- the LOC126851354 gene encoding serine/threonine-protein kinase mTOR isoform X1 codes for MFYTLIYTSNIKTMSNIVMQQFVQRLKSRNEEARNKAARDLCLYVKRELREASQEEITAFMDEFNHHIFEMVSASDINEKKGGILAIVCLIGADVGNFNTRTVRFANYLRNLIPSNDVGVMQLAAKTVGKLALVSGTYTAEYVEFEVKRAFEWLGADRHDGRRHAAVLVLRELAVSVPTYFFQQVTPFFELIFNAIHDPKPAIREGAVEALRAALVVTAQRETAKQMHKSQWYKQCYDEVVDGFEEVHTKERGINRDDRIHGSLLVLNELLRCSNVQWERNYEALMERLNGSTQNENDILSLMPRLKTTIVSKWARSTQNTSTSQHTLYPAHESTVCRCLMQERLDDMYNDIMNQKMSRNPHIQHALMMLLPRLAAFNKEKFIKDHLKESLAYLLLILRSREKDRYAAFTSIGFIAVAVEDAINPYLPKIMEVIKSLLPSKETPSKKRTSLEPAVFVCITLLGHAVKQVIASDVRDLLEPMFQTGLSPILTTALRELAHSIPSLQVDISQGLLRMLSQVLMQKPLRHPGAPWIVTSPNSTADDVSSTVLALKTLGTFNFDNNPLLQFVKRCADHFLTSEQAEVRLEAVKTCSRLLRLTLNQSGPTVITTVSTVLGKLLVVGITDTDPDVRLWVLASLDDSFDVQLAQAENLSALFIAMNDEMFEIRELAVRTVGRLSTLNPAYVMPSLRKTLVQFLTELEHSGMGRNKEQAARMLDHLVVTAPRLVRPYMEPILKVLVPKLKESDPNPGVILAVLRAIGDLAEVNGAEMQQWMPELSSILLEMLVDASSPEKRGVALWVFGQLVGSTGHVVKPYMQYPTLLDVLINFLKTEQQPIIRRETIRVLGLLGALDPYKHKMNLGQIDCQLDTLSSMADTKSDVENTQDLTTSEMLVNMSPSTLEEFYPAIAITTLMRIIREPTLSQHHTMVVQAVTFIFKSLGIKCVPYISQVMPSFLNVVHMADINFREFLFQQLAVLIAIVKQHIRNYLDDIFTLIKEFWTVNSPLQTTLILLVEQIAVALGAEFKIYLPQLMPSILRVLTHDTSKDRAVTVKLLMALQTFGNNLDNYLHLVLPPIVKLFYANDCPIAVNKVALETVDLLADTLDFTDFASRIVHTLVRTLDQCPELRNTAMDTLCAVVMQLGKKYQIFIVLVQKVMTKHKIVNSRYDVLVDKILTDTTATDGEDFLLMRLRHSRNKNRELSLTPSETTTIKKLHVSASNLQKAWTATRRVSKDDWLEWLRCFSIGLLKESPSPALRSCWALAQTYAVLPRDLFNAAFVSCWTELNENYRTELIQTLHQALMVPDLPTEVTQTILNLAEFMEHCDKGPLPLDNKILGDTAMHCRAYAKALHYKEDEFHKSRSSNVFESLISINNKLQQKEAAEGLLEYVMNQHNQQDLKVQIRWYEKLHNWDKALQLYQERLEGDSADVESILGEMRCLEALGEWGQLHDVATKQWSSNQCDDIKQRMSRMAAAAAWGLGQWESMQKYVSLIPKDTQDGAFYRAVLAIHDEQYNVAHQLIDSARDLLDTELTAMAGESYQRAYNAMVEVQKLAELEEVIQFKLVPERRAAIKTMWWERLQGGQRIVEDWQKIIQVHTLVVSPQDDMYTWLKYASLCRKSGSLMLCHKTLVMLMGTDPSLTPDQPLPTTHPQVTFAYCKHLWVANKREEAYGQLQRFVQTYLHPTTAAITTNQDDEKQHESKKRVLARCYLKLGEWLEALQGINERSIPAVLSYYAAATEHDPTWYKAWHAFAYTNYETVLFYKHQQGNDSTPAEAVGPGNGTRNNLSQYISQFTVPAVEGFFRSINLSDGNSLQDTLRLLTLWFDYGQWPEVYDAVVEGIRLIEINTWLQVIPQLIARIDTPRALVGRCIHHLLIDIGKTHPQALIYPLTVASKSASHARKTAANKILKSMCEHSPTLVQQAMMASDELIRVAILWHELWHEGLEEASRLYFGERNVRGMFDTLEPLHAMLERGPQTLKETSFNQAYGRDLMEAQEWCHRYKASRNVRDLNQAWDLYYHVFRRISRQLPQLTSLELQYVSPKLLLCRDLELAVPGSYIPGQPIVRIASIHSSMQVITSKQRPRKLCIKGSNGKDYMFLLKGHEDLRQDERVMQLFGLVNTLLLHDPDTFRRNLTIQRYAVIPLSTNSGLIGWVPYCDTLHTLIRDYREKKKILLNIEHRIMLRMAPDYDHLMLMQKVEVFEHALEHTHGDDLARLLWLKSPSSEIWFDRRTNYTRSLAVMSMVGYILGLGDRHPSNLMLDRLSGKILHIDFGDCFEVAMTREKFPEKIPFRLTRMLINAMEVTGIEGTYRRTCESVMSVLHRNKDSLMAVLEAFVYDPLLNWRLMDNAVPKGKRSDAQSMSASSSQEQGDMLDSLTATLPKKGVPCSIENGGKADNNQPEALNKKALTIITRVRDKLTGRDFSHEETLSVRQQVDLLIQQATNNENLCQCYIGWCPFW; via the exons ATGTTTTACACCTTGATTTATACAtccaatattaaaacaatgtcGAATATAGTAATGCAACAATTTGTCCAACGACTAAAATCAAGAAATGAGGAGGCACGTAACAAAGCTGCGCGCGACTTGTGCCTGTACGTCAAGAGAGAACTGCGAGAAGCATCGCAGGAGGAGATCACAGCTTTTATGGATGAATTTAATCATCACATATTTGAAATGGTATCTGCCTCCGATATAAATGAGAAGAAGGGTGGTATATTAGCCATAGTTTGCCTTATAGGAGCAGACGTAGGTAATTTTAATACACGAACGGTACGATTTGCCAATTATCTTAGAAACTTGATACCTTCCAATGATGTGGGCGTTATGCAATTAGCCGCGAAAACTGTCGGAAAGTTAGCGTTAGTTTCGGGCACTTATACAGCCGAGTATGTCGAGTTTGAAGTAAAACGTGCCTTTGAATGGCTTGGCGCAGACAGGCATGATGGTAGAAGACACGCTGCCGTACTTGTGTTGAGAGAACTCGCTGTCTCTGTGCCAACATACTTTTTTCAACAAGTTACACCGTTTTTTGAATTGATATTTAACGCTATTCATGATCCTAAACCTGCTATACGAGAGGGCGCTGTGGAAGCTTTGAGAGCAGCGCTGGTAGTCACTGCGCAGAGGGAAACTGCGAAACAAATGCACAAGTCTCAATGGTACAAACAATGCTACGATGAAGTAGTAGATGGATTTGAAGAGGTTCATACGAAGGAGAGGGGCATTAACAGAGACGATAGGATACACGGTTCGTTATTGGTGCTAAACGAGTTGCTGAGATGTAGCAACGTTCAATGGGAAAGGAACTATGAAGCTTTAATGGAGAGATTAAACGGTTCTAcgcaaaatgaaaatgatatcCTTTCTTTGATGCCACGCTTGAAGACAACGATAGTTTCTAAGTGGGCTAGATCCACTCAGAACACCTCCACATCCCAACACACGTTATATCCAGCGCATGAATCAACTGTTTGCAGATGTTTAATGCAAGAGAGATTGGATGATATGTACAACGACATTATGAATCAGAAGATGTCTAGAAATCCGCACATTCAACATGCTCTTATGATGTTGTTGCCGAGACTTGCAGCATTTAACAaggagaaatttataaaggaTCATCTGAAAGAGTCTTTGGCGTATCTTTTGCTGATCTTGCGCAGTCGCGAGAAAGATCGTTATGCTGCTTTTACGTCAATTGGTTTTATAGCCGTAGCAGTGGAAGATGCGATAAATCCATATTTACCGAAGATTATGGAAGTGATCAAAAGTCTGCTCCCGTCTAAGGAAACACCGAGCAAAAAACGTACTTCCCTAGAACCCGCTGTATTTGTTTGCATCACTCTGCTCGGTCATGCAGTTAAACAAGTCATAGCTTCTGACGTTAGGGATCTATTGGAGCCCATGTTCCAAACTGGTTTGAGCCCGATTTTGACCACGGCGCTCAGAGAACTGGCGCACAGCATTCCGTCTCTGCAGGTAGATATATCTCAAGGTCTCTTGCGAATGTTATCTCAGGTTTTGATGCAGAAACCGTTGAGACATCCTGGTGCTCCATGGATAGTGACCAGTCCCAATTCCACGGCAGATGATGTCTCGTCGACGGTGCTCGCTCTAAAGACTCTAGGCACATTCAACTTTGATAATAACCCGTTGTTACAATTTGTAAAGAGATGCGCGGATCATTTTTTAACATCGGAACAAGCGGAAGTCCGATTAGAAGCTGTGAAAACATGTTCTAGATTATTGAGATTGACGCTGAATCAGTCCGGTCCTACAGTAATCACCACTGTTTCGACTGTTCTTGGTAAATTACTAGTGGTGGGAATAACCGATACGGATCCTGACGTTCGACTGTGGGTATTGGCATCGTTGGACGATTCTTTCGACGTTCAATTGGCGCAAGCGGAGAATTTATCCGCGCTATTCATTGCTATGAACGATGAGATGTTTGAGATAAGAGAACTGGCGGTTCGTACCGTCGGACGACTTAGCACGTTGAATCCCGCTTATGTTATGCCGTCATTAAGAAAGACTTTGGTGCAGTTTCTCACGGAATTAGAACACTCGGGAATGGGTCGTAACAAAGAGCAAGCTGCCCGAATGTTGGATCACCTAGTTGTCACTGCGCCGAGACTCGTTCGACCATATATGGAGCCGATTCTGAAAGTTCTCGTTCCAAAGTTAAAGGAATCCGATCCGAACCCTGGAGTAATATTGGCCGTTCTGCGTGCAATCGGTGATTTGGCGGAGGTCAACGGTGCCGAAATGCAACAATGGATGCCCGAGTTGTCGTCGATATTGCTAGAAATGTTGGTAGACGCTAGCTCACCCGAGAAAAGAGGCGTGGCATTATGGGTCTTTGGTCAATTGGTCGGTAGTACTGGTCACGTAGTAAAACCGTACATGCAATATCCGACCTTGTTGGACGTTCTTATCAATTTCCTCAAGACCGAGCAACAACCAATCATCAGGAGAGAGACTATTCGAGTACTTGGACTGTTGGGTGCGTTGGATCCGTACAAACACAAGATGAATCTCGGACAAATTGATTGCCAGTTAGATACGCTCAGTTCGATGGCGGATACCAAGAGCGACGTGGAGAATACTCAGGATTTGACCACCAGCGAGATGTTGGTGAATATGTCGCCGTCCACATTGGAGGAATTTTATCCGGCGATCGCTATCACGACGCTCATGCGAATTATTCGCGAACCGACCTTGTCTCAACATCATACTATGGTGGTACAAGCGGTGACCTTTATATTCAAGAGTCTCGGGATAAAATGCGTGCCATACATTTCGCAGGTGATGCCGAGCTTTCTGAATGTCGTGCACATGGcggatataaattttcgagaATTTCTATTTCAACAGTTGGCCGTTCTCATCGCGATCGTGAAGCAACATATACGAAATTACTTGGACGATATATTCACCTTAATCAAAGAATTCTGGACTGTCAATAGCCCGTTGCAGACTACATTGATACTCTTGGTCGAGCAGATTGCAGTGGCCCTTGGCGCGGAGTTTAAGATCTACCTGCCGCAACTGATGCCCTCGATATTGAGAGTATTGACACACGACACCAGCAAAGATCGCGCAGTGACGGTGAAGTTGCTTATGGCATTACAGACATTCGGAAACAATCTGGACAATTATCTGCATCTCGTTCTACCACCTATCGTGAAGTTATTTTACGCGAATGATTGTCCGATAGCCGTGAATAAGGTCGCTCTCGAGACAGTCGATCTCTTGGCAGATACACTGGATTTCACGGATTTTGCATCGCGAATCGTTCACACTTTAGTACGTACGTTAGATCAATGTCCGGAGCTGAGGAATACGGCCATGGACACACTCTGCGCCGTCGTGATGCAATTGGGGAAGAAGTATCAGATTTTTATCGTGTTGGTGCAGAAGGTTATGACGAAGCACAAGATTGTCAATTCTCGATACGATGTTTTAGTAGACAAGATCCTCACCGACACGACCGCGACGGATGGTGAAGATTTCCTATTGATGAGGCTACGACATTCGCGCAATAAGAATCGCGAGCTTTCCTTGACGCCTTCAGAGACGACTACGATCAAGAAATTGCACGTGTCGGCTTCTAATTTGCAGAAAGCATGGACGGCAACACGACGAGTATCCAAAGATGACTGGCTCGAGTGGTTGCGGTGCTTTTCCATTGGTCTGCTCAAAGAATCCCCGTCTCCAGCTCTGAGATCTTGCTGGGCGTTAGCGCAAACATACGCCGTGTTACCGCGGGATCTATTCAACGCAGCCTTCGTCTCATGCTGGACTGAATTAAACGAAAATTATCGGACAGAACTGATACAGACCCTACATCAAGCATTAATGGTTCCCGATCTGCCCACCGAAGTGACGCAGACCATCTTGAACCTGGCCGAATTCATGGAGCACTGCGATAAGGGCCCATTGCCGTTGGATAACAAGATTCTGGGGGACACGGCGATGCATTGTCGCGCATATGCCAAGGCATTACATTATAAGGAAGACGAGTTTCATAAAAGCAGAAGCAGTAATGTATTCGAATCCCTGATCTCTATCAATAATAAACTTCAACAGAAGGAGGCGGCTGAAGGCTTGCTGGAATATGTGATGAACCAACACAATCAACAGGATCTCAAAGTACAGATACGCTGGTACGAGAAGCTTCACAACTGGGACAAGGCACTACAACTGTACCAGGAACGTCTAGAGGGCGATTCTGCGGATGTAGAGTCTATCTTGGGCGAAATGCGTTGTCTGGAGGCTCTCGGCGAGTGGGGCCAATTGCACGATGTCGCTACGAAACAATGGTCATCGAATCAATGCGACGACATCAAACAAAGAATGTCGAGGATGGCGGCGGCTGCGGCGTGGGGTTTAGGTCAATGGGAAAGTATGCAGAAGTATGTCTCGTTGATACCGAAGGACACTCAAGACGGGGCATTTTACAGAGCGGTATTGGCGATTCATGACGAACAATATAATGTCGCGCATCAGCTCATCGATAGCGCGAGAGATCTATTAGATACCGAGCTAACCGCCATGGCTGGCGAGAGCTATCAACGAGCGTACAATGCTATGGTGGAGGTACAAAAGTTGGCGGAGTTGGAGGAAGTGATACAGTTCAAGCTAGTACCCGAACGCAGAGCTGCCATCAAGACTATGTGGTGGGAAAGACTTCAAGGTGGACAGAGAATAGTGGAAGACTGGCAGAAGATCATACAGGTTCATACATTAGTGGTCTCGCCGCAAGATGATATGTACACGTGGCTCAAGTACGCCAGTCTCTGCCGAAAGAGCGGCAGCTTGATGCTGTGTCACAAAACATTGGTGATGTTGATGGGCACAGATCCGTCCTTGACTCCGGATCAGCCGTTACCGACCACTCATCCCCAGGTGACTTTTGCTTACTGCAAGCACCTATGGGTCGCGAATAAACGAGAGGAAGCTTACGGTCAGTTGCAGCGATTCGTGCAGACTTATTTGCATCCGACGACAGCGGCAATAACGACGAATCAAGATGACGAAAAGCAACATGAGAGCAAAAAGAGAGTACTCGCCAGATGCTATCTCAAGCTCGGCGAGTGGCTGGAAGCCTTGCAAGGAATAAACGAGCGCTCCATTCCTGCGGTATTATCTTACTACGCTGCGGCGACGGAGCACGACCCTACGTGGTACAAAGCGTGGCACGCCTTTGCCTATACCAATTATGAAACCGTACTATTCTACAAGCATCAACAGGGCAACGATTCCACGCCCGCAGAAGCAGTTGGACCTGGGAATGGAACGCGCAATAATCTTTCGCAATATATATCTCAGTTTACTGTGCCAGCTGTGGAAGGTTTTTTTAGATCTATCAACTTATCGGATGGCAATTCCCTGCAAGACACCCTCCGTCTGTTGACACTCTGGTTTGATTACGGTCAATGGCCGGAAGTGTACGACGCCGTCGTTGAAGGTATAagattgatagaaataaatacatgGCTGCAAGTGATACCACAACTCATAGCCAGGATCGACACACCTAGAGCGTTGGTCGGTCGTTGCATACACCATCTTCTTATAGATATAGGAAAAACACATCCTCAGGCTCTGATTTATCCATTGACAGTAGCCTCGAAGAGCGCCAGTCATGCGAGGAAGACTGcggctaataaaattttgaaaagcatGTGCGAGCACAGTCCAACGTTGGTACAACAAGCCATGATGGCGAGTGACGAGCTTATCAGGGTCGCGATTTTATGGCATGAATTATGGCACGAAGGTTTGGAGGAGGCTAGTAGATTGTATTTTGGCGAGAGAAATGTTAGAGGCATGTTCGACACGCTAGAGCCGTTGCACGCTATGCTCGAAAGGGGGCCGCAAACTCTAAAAGAGACCTCCTTCAATCAAGCTTATGGAAGAGACTTGATGGAAGCACAAGAATGGTGTCATAGATATAAAGCATCACGAAACGTTCGAGATTTGAATCAAGCCTGGGATTTGTATTATCACGTATTTCGAAGAATATCCCGACAACTACCGCAATTGACCAGTTTAGAATTACAATACGTTAGTCCGAAATTACTTCTCTGTCGAGATTTAGAGTTAGCTGTACCAGGAAGTTACATTCCTGGCCAACCTATAGTGAGAATAGCTAGTATTCATAGTTCTATGCAAGTGATAACCAGCAAACAGAGACCAAGGAAGTTATGTATTAAAG ggAGCAACGGTAAGGATTATATGTTCCTATTAAAAGGCCATGAAGATCTAAGACAAGATGAGAGGGTGATGCAATTATTTGGTCTAGTCAATACACTTTTATTGCACGATCCTGATACTTTCCGAAGAAATCTTACTATTcag AGATACGCTGTGATTCCATTATCTACAAATAGTGGATTAATCGGTTGGGTACCGTATTGCGATACGCTTCACACACTTATTAGAGATTATAGGGAAAAGAAGAAGATATTACTCAATATCGAACACAGGATAATGTTACGA ATGGCACCTGACTACGATCATCTCATGCTCATGCAGAAAGTGGAGGTGTTCGAACACGCGCTCGAACATACACATGGAGATGATTTGGCGCGTCTTTTGTGGCTAAAGTCGCCATCGAGCGAGATATGGTTTGATCGCAGAACAAATTATACACGTTCTTTAGCCGTAATGTCTATGGTAGGATACATACTTGGTCTCGGCGATCGTCATCCTTCTAATCTAATGCTGGATCGTCTCAGCGGTAAGATATTACACATCGACTTTGGGGATTGCTTTGAAGTGGCGATGACACGAGAGAAGTTTCCGGAAAAAATACCGTTTCGTCTGACCCGAATGCTGATCAACGCGATGGAAGTGACCGGTATCGAGGGAACATACAGAAGGACCTGCGAATCCGTGATGTCTGTATTGCATCGGAACAAGGATAGTTTAATGGCAGTCCTGGAGGCATTTGTGTACGATCCTCTTCTCAATTGGAGATTGATGGACAACGCAGTACCCAAGGGTAAACGATCAGACGCCCAAAGTATGAGCGCGAGCAGCAGTCAGGAACAAGGTGATATGCTCGATTCTCTTACTGCCACATTACCAAAGAAGGGTGTACCGTGTAGCATTGAAAACGGAGGTAAAg CTGATAATAATCAACCAGAAGCATTAAATAAGAAAGCACTGACAATTATAACCAGAGTCAGAGATAAATTAACAGGACGCGATTTTTCGCACGAGGAAACTCTGAGTGTTCGACAACAAGTCGATCTACTAATTCAACAGGCTACAAATAATGAAAACCTTTGTCAATGTTATATTGGATG GTGTCCATTTTGGTAA